In Litorimonas taeanensis, one DNA window encodes the following:
- the lpxA gene encoding acyl-ACP--UDP-N-acetylglucosamine O-acyltransferase: MSEIHETAIVHPEAQLGQNVSIGPFCIVGEQVTLKDNVTLVSHVSLSGKTTIGKDCILYPFVSMGHPPQDFKHKGGDVWITIGERCVFRENVNIHPGTDTGKPETRIGNDCYFMVGTHLAHEGQMGNHVVVSNGAQIGGNVTIGDYVVLGGLCAIHQHTRIGNYAFIGGMATVTRDVIPYGFVMGNVAHMAGLNVVGLRRRGFTKEQIRQLRSAYRLMFAAEGTFVERLDDAQAIYRDHVLVQEIIEFIRTQKDRAICLPQ; encoded by the coding sequence ATGTCTGAAATTCATGAAACGGCTATTGTTCATCCCGAGGCACAGCTCGGCCAGAATGTTTCTATTGGTCCTTTTTGTATTGTCGGTGAACAGGTTACGCTAAAAGATAATGTTACTCTCGTTAGTCACGTTAGCTTGTCGGGTAAAACGACGATTGGTAAGGATTGTATTCTCTACCCATTTGTATCCATGGGACACCCGCCTCAAGATTTCAAACATAAGGGCGGAGATGTTTGGATCACGATAGGTGAGCGGTGTGTTTTCCGTGAAAATGTAAACATTCACCCTGGAACAGACACAGGTAAGCCAGAAACCCGAATTGGCAATGACTGTTATTTTATGGTTGGCACTCACCTCGCGCATGAAGGTCAAATGGGAAACCATGTTGTTGTATCTAATGGGGCGCAAATTGGCGGTAACGTAACAATTGGTGATTATGTTGTTTTGGGCGGTTTGTGCGCTATCCATCAACATACACGAATTGGAAATTATGCTTTTATCGGCGGTATGGCGACAGTCACGCGGGATGTTATTCCTTATGGGTTTGTAATGGGTAATGTGGCGCATATGGCGGGATTAAATGTCGTTGGATTACGTCGCCGAGGGTTTACAAAAGAGCAAATTCGGCAGTTAAGGTCCGCGTACCGATTGATGTTCGCTGCGGAAGGGACATTTGTGGAGCGTCTGGACGACGCACAAGCGATTTATAGAGACCATGTTCTGGTGCAAGAAATTATTGAATTTATCCGCACACAAAAAGATCGTGCAATTTGTTTGCCGCAATAA
- a CDS encoding LpxI family protein codes for MMMKLAVIAGRGDLPKHVVAAARENSQLKSIIALEGFANLSDYPNAKSYRVGEFGRIVKYLKKEEVTHVCFCGNVDRPDFSKIKPDLKAMFYLPGTIKAASKGDDALLRHLLGLFEKEGFQYVSPQDVCAPLLMPEGTLGDISLNDIHRADALSACHIAQSIGALDIGQGAVVARGVTLAVEAQEGTDAMLLRVATLPQALRGSAANRVGVLAKMVKPTQDTRIDLPVIGLKTLQHAANAGLAGVVAEAGGAFFLDKAATIDFANANGLFILGLPAKLES; via the coding sequence ATGATGATGAAGCTCGCTGTTATTGCTGGACGGGGCGATCTCCCCAAACATGTTGTTGCGGCAGCACGAGAAAATTCGCAGTTAAAATCAATAATTGCCTTAGAAGGGTTTGCTAACCTCTCGGATTACCCAAATGCTAAATCCTATCGCGTGGGAGAGTTTGGACGTATTGTGAAATACTTAAAGAAGGAGGAGGTAACACATGTTTGTTTTTGCGGGAATGTCGATCGGCCAGACTTCTCAAAAATTAAACCAGACCTTAAAGCCATGTTCTATTTGCCGGGTACTATCAAAGCCGCGAGCAAAGGCGATGACGCTTTGCTTCGTCACTTATTAGGTCTTTTCGAAAAAGAAGGCTTTCAATATGTTTCTCCTCAAGACGTGTGTGCGCCTTTACTTATGCCTGAGGGCACACTTGGTGATATAAGTCTCAATGACATTCATAGAGCGGATGCTCTTTCGGCCTGCCACATAGCGCAATCAATTGGCGCGCTGGATATTGGGCAAGGGGCCGTTGTTGCGCGGGGAGTGACATTGGCCGTAGAGGCACAAGAAGGCACGGATGCAATGCTTCTAAGGGTGGCGACGTTACCTCAAGCCTTGCGAGGCTCTGCGGCGAACAGAGTTGGTGTTTTGGCGAAAATGGTGAAGCCCACCCAAGACACCCGCATAGATTTACCTGTAATCGGTTTAAAGACACTTCAACACGCAGCAAATGCAGGACTCGCGGGAGTTGTTGCCGAAGCAGGAGGAGCCTTTTTTCTTGATAAGGCTGCGACGATTGATTTTGCTAATGCAAATGGCCTTTTTATACTTGGGCTACCTGCCAAACTTGAGAGCTAA
- the bamA gene encoding outer membrane protein assembly factor BamA, protein MHASARHSRIELNWTTRSVLAAIALIFSSILFSFHALAQESTEAPAAVAPTIIRSIQVQGNQRVEANTVASYLLIAPGDPYSETRIDTSIKTLYATGLFADVAIDPRDGNVLIQVIENPIINRVIFEGNKSLKTDKITDEVEAEPRSIFTRSSVQEDVQRIIELYRQSGRFAATVSPKVVQQPQNRVDLIFEITEGPVTGVQRINFIGNAEYPDRRLRKEIVTAESVWYKFFSSNDNYDPGRLEYDREQLRTFYTNRGFADFRVVSAVAELTPDQEDFYITFTLDEGEEYKWGEVSVETELDELDAGFLERILRIREGTIYNASQVEDAIDTLNFAAGTTGYAFVDIQPDIKRNRETKTVDLVFNVVEGPRVYIERIDIVGNTTTLDYVIRRELELVEGDAFNRILLDRSRNRVRALRFFEDVEITETQGSTPDRAVVEVKVKEQPTGELSFSAGFSSADAFLVDLSITQRNLRGRGQLLRFVIRASSNRREIDLRFTEPRFLGRNLAAGVELFDVTIDYLDEAGFRQSRTGGQVTLAFPLTEYTSLTTRYSLRQEDIEFPEQGQCAALEASLAQGSTTNDTNLLSLCEQAGGRLSSIVGYTFGWDRRNDPITPTGGFDFRFSQDVAGVGGDVKYLRTDVRANVYKGLFKNVIASATLAGGYIRGWGGDPVTINDRYFKGNFDFRGYDNAGIGPRNVFVNGETGEVATSAELIASGLGDRSARLNALGGNAFGLASTEVSFPLGVPSLLGSLFIEAGTVGLLDDDFKVDLIQTQNVTGLENGESCSNVVDDGNPDTLVICQRSIDNLDIRAMLGASVFWESPFGPIRFDFTKPLRQYDYDRRESFQFTTRTRF, encoded by the coding sequence ATGCACGCTTCCGCGAGACATTCCCGTATTGAACTAAATTGGACAACCCGATCCGTATTGGCGGCTATTGCCCTGATTTTTTCTAGTATATTATTTTCTTTTCATGCCTTAGCGCAGGAAAGTACGGAGGCTCCAGCTGCTGTAGCGCCCACCATTATACGGTCTATTCAAGTTCAAGGTAATCAGCGCGTGGAAGCGAATACGGTCGCTTCTTATTTGCTTATCGCTCCTGGTGATCCATATAGCGAAACGCGTATCGATACATCGATTAAGACCCTCTATGCGACAGGGTTATTTGCCGATGTTGCTATAGATCCTCGTGATGGCAATGTACTTATCCAAGTTATCGAAAACCCAATTATTAACCGCGTTATTTTTGAAGGTAATAAATCACTAAAGACCGATAAAATTACGGATGAGGTTGAGGCCGAACCCCGTTCAATCTTTACGCGTTCTAGTGTTCAAGAAGATGTTCAGCGTATTATTGAGCTATATCGCCAGTCAGGACGTTTTGCAGCTACGGTATCTCCAAAAGTCGTACAGCAGCCTCAAAATCGTGTAGATTTGATTTTTGAAATTACTGAGGGCCCTGTGACGGGCGTTCAGCGAATTAACTTCATTGGGAATGCTGAGTACCCGGACCGTCGTCTTCGCAAGGAAATTGTTACGGCAGAATCAGTCTGGTACAAATTCTTTAGTTCAAATGATAATTATGACCCAGGTCGTCTAGAGTATGACCGTGAGCAATTGCGTACATTTTACACGAACCGCGGTTTTGCTGACTTCAGAGTGGTCTCTGCGGTTGCCGAACTAACGCCTGACCAAGAAGACTTTTATATCACATTCACCTTGGACGAAGGCGAGGAGTATAAGTGGGGTGAGGTTTCAGTTGAAACAGAGCTTGATGAACTGGATGCGGGCTTCCTAGAGCGAATCCTTAGGATACGAGAGGGAACAATCTATAATGCGAGCCAAGTTGAGGATGCTATTGACACTCTGAACTTTGCGGCGGGTACGACAGGCTATGCTTTCGTAGACATTCAACCCGATATTAAGAGGAACCGTGAAACGAAAACTGTCGATTTGGTTTTTAATGTTGTTGAAGGGCCTCGTGTTTATATTGAACGCATTGATATTGTCGGAAATACGACAACGCTTGATTATGTCATTCGCCGTGAGTTAGAGCTTGTTGAAGGGGATGCCTTTAACCGGATCCTGTTGGATCGTTCAAGAAACCGCGTGAGAGCACTTCGTTTCTTTGAGGATGTTGAAATCACAGAAACACAAGGGTCAACACCTGACCGCGCTGTTGTTGAAGTCAAAGTTAAAGAGCAACCAACGGGAGAGCTTAGCTTTTCAGCTGGCTTCTCTTCTGCTGATGCCTTCCTTGTTGATTTGTCTATCACGCAACGAAATCTTCGTGGGCGCGGGCAATTATTGCGTTTTGTAATCCGAGCGTCATCAAATCGCCGTGAAATCGATTTGCGGTTCACTGAGCCTCGATTCTTAGGGCGAAATTTAGCTGCGGGTGTAGAGCTTTTTGACGTCACAATTGATTATCTTGATGAAGCGGGTTTCCGTCAGTCAAGAACAGGTGGTCAGGTCACTTTGGCCTTCCCTTTGACCGAGTACACATCATTGACGACGCGATATTCACTTCGACAAGAGGATATTGAGTTCCCGGAGCAAGGGCAGTGTGCGGCTCTGGAGGCGTCATTAGCGCAAGGTTCTACGACTAATGATACCAACCTTTTGTCACTCTGTGAGCAGGCTGGCGGTCGTTTATCTTCAATTGTGGGTTACACCTTTGGATGGGATCGCCGAAATGACCCAATCACACCGACAGGCGGTTTTGATTTTCGTTTTTCACAGGATGTTGCCGGTGTTGGCGGCGACGTAAAGTATCTTCGTACTGATGTGAGGGCGAACGTCTATAAAGGCCTCTTCAAAAATGTTATTGCCAGTGCAACACTGGCTGGTGGTTATATCCGCGGTTGGGGCGGTGATCCCGTCACAATTAATGACCGTTATTTTAAAGGGAACTTTGATTTCCGTGGTTATGATAATGCTGGTATCGGCCCACGAAATGTATTTGTGAACGGTGAAACAGGTGAGGTGGCGACCTCTGCCGAATTGATTGCGTCGGGTCTAGGTGATCGAAGCGCTCGCCTTAATGCTTTGGGTGGTAATGCGTTTGGTCTTGCTTCAACTGAGGTGAGTTTTCCTCTTGGAGTACCTAGTTTATTAGGTAGTCTATTTATCGAAGCTGGTACTGTTGGGCTTTTGGATGACGACTTTAAAGTTGACCTCATACAAACTCAAAATGTGACTGGCTTAGAAAACGGAGAAAGCTGTAGCAATGTTGTTGATGATGGGAATCCTGATACCCTTGTTATCTGTCAGCGTAGCATTGATAACTTGGACATACGGGCCATGCTTGGTGCCAGTGTGTTCTGGGAGAGTCCATTCGGCCCTATTCGCTTCGATTTCACGAAACCACTCCGACAGTATGACTATGACCGTCGTGAGTCCTTCCAATTCACAACCCGTACAAGGTTCTAA
- a CDS encoding M50 family metallopeptidase codes for MISGLIDILIFASSFLLVLSFLVFFHELGHYSVGRFFGISVDRFSIGFGKPIAKWKAKSGTEWMIAQIPLGGYVKFTGDATGASNPDAQALAELKAKVEQEGGEGVENIFHFRPVWQRALVVLAGPVANFVLAILIFAGLAFAMGSYDRTSVISSVEQNSAAAEAGILPGDKILTMDGHDVSRFTALKSYVVLKSDTDIKTQVERNGEILELVVAPKRVEERDFVGGKASAGRLGVGLDSQSELIHIEYNPIEALGYGVGRLGSTLAMTGTYVGRIFQGKENGQQLGSVVKIATITGKSAVDAANADAPFVKRMQEMALRLIQLAAAISIGLGVANLMPIPVLDGGHLVYYAYEAVAGRPLSQEKQEFGFKIGFALLLTLFVALTINDIGYVSSIFS; via the coding sequence ATGATTTCAGGTCTTATTGATATCTTGATTTTTGCGAGCAGTTTTCTGCTTGTTTTGTCTTTCCTCGTATTTTTTCACGAATTGGGTCACTATAGTGTTGGCCGTTTTTTCGGGATTTCAGTCGATAGGTTTTCGATTGGGTTTGGTAAGCCAATTGCGAAATGGAAAGCGAAAAGTGGCACTGAATGGATGATTGCCCAAATACCGCTTGGTGGATATGTCAAATTTACAGGAGACGCGACCGGGGCGAGCAATCCTGATGCCCAAGCTCTTGCCGAACTGAAAGCCAAAGTCGAACAGGAAGGCGGTGAGGGGGTAGAGAATATCTTTCATTTCCGTCCTGTGTGGCAGAGGGCGCTTGTGGTCTTGGCTGGACCTGTCGCCAATTTCGTATTGGCTATATTAATTTTCGCCGGATTAGCATTCGCGATGGGGTCTTATGACCGCACATCTGTAATTAGTAGTGTGGAGCAAAATAGCGCCGCCGCTGAGGCTGGTATATTGCCCGGCGATAAAATTCTGACAATGGATGGGCATGATGTCTCGCGTTTCACCGCGTTAAAAAGCTATGTGGTGTTGAAAAGTGATACTGACATCAAAACTCAAGTCGAACGTAATGGCGAAATCTTAGAATTGGTTGTTGCACCAAAACGGGTTGAAGAACGTGACTTTGTTGGCGGTAAAGCTTCAGCCGGTCGGCTAGGTGTTGGATTGGATTCGCAAAGCGAACTTATCCATATTGAATATAACCCCATAGAAGCTTTGGGGTACGGGGTTGGTCGTCTTGGGTCTACTCTGGCGATGACAGGTACTTATGTCGGACGAATCTTTCAGGGTAAAGAAAACGGCCAACAATTAGGTAGTGTTGTTAAAATAGCTACGATTACAGGGAAGTCTGCGGTGGATGCCGCAAATGCCGATGCTCCCTTTGTTAAACGGATGCAAGAGATGGCACTGCGTCTTATTCAGCTTGCTGCTGCGATATCTATTGGCTTGGGTGTCGCAAATTTAATGCCTATTCCCGTCTTGGACGGTGGACATTTGGTCTACTACGCTTATGAAGCCGTAGCGGGTCGTCCGCTAAGTCAAGAAAAACAGGAGTTTGGGTTCAAAATTGGGTTTGCTTTACTGCTAACTTTATTTGTCGCCCTCACGATTAATGATATTGGCTACGTTAGTAGCATTTTTTCCTAA
- the lpxD gene encoding UDP-3-O-(3-hydroxymyristoyl)glucosamine N-acyltransferase, which yields MIDPRFYTLNEPMSLSALIQGLNVDLDPHFYDVIINRPNTLAEAISGDIVFLENKRLVGQIDCSKATACIVTKSLAPKVSQQGILPIISHTPRAHFARLCETLVLQTSFNAQSDISEETEIHPSAIIGAGAKIGKGTKIGPYTVIGDGVEIGAGTVIGAHVSLSFCIVGQNCRIKPNAVIGGAGFGVAKDEQGYVDLPHLGRVIIGDRVSIGSQSCIDRGQLGDTILGDDVKIDNLVQIAHNVRIGKGTMMAGRVGISGSCVIGDNVQMGGSVGLADHIKVGDGARIAAGSGVMNDIPKGEVWGGMPALPMREYMRMVSATRKMGKRPERNSK from the coding sequence ATGATTGACCCTCGCTTTTATACACTTAACGAGCCGATGTCGCTATCGGCTCTTATACAAGGCCTAAATGTTGATTTAGATCCTCATTTTTACGATGTAATTATAAATCGACCCAACACTCTCGCTGAAGCTATTTCGGGTGATATTGTGTTTTTAGAGAACAAGCGTCTCGTAGGGCAAATAGATTGTTCAAAAGCCACAGCTTGTATTGTTACTAAATCCTTAGCGCCGAAGGTTAGTCAGCAGGGTATACTCCCAATAATCAGTCATACTCCTCGCGCACATTTTGCTCGGCTGTGTGAGACTTTAGTTCTACAGACATCTTTTAATGCGCAATCTGATATCTCTGAAGAGACTGAAATTCACCCAAGCGCCATAATCGGAGCAGGAGCTAAGATTGGGAAGGGTACAAAAATAGGGCCCTATACAGTTATTGGTGATGGTGTGGAAATCGGTGCGGGAACTGTCATTGGCGCCCATGTTTCACTGTCATTCTGTATTGTGGGCCAAAACTGCCGAATAAAACCGAATGCCGTCATTGGTGGGGCTGGGTTTGGTGTCGCGAAGGATGAGCAAGGGTATGTTGATTTACCACATTTAGGGCGCGTCATCATTGGAGATAGGGTAAGCATAGGGTCGCAAAGCTGTATAGACCGCGGGCAACTCGGCGATACAATTTTGGGAGATGATGTTAAAATCGACAATTTAGTGCAGATTGCTCATAATGTACGTATCGGTAAGGGCACTATGATGGCTGGGAGAGTCGGTATATCTGGAAGTTGCGTCATTGGTGATAATGTACAAATGGGCGGGTCTGTAGGTTTAGCTGACCACATTAAGGTGGGTGATGGGGCTCGTATTGCAGCTGGTTCTGGTGTTATGAATGATATTCCCAAAGGCGAAGTGTGGGGCGGTATGCCTGCATTGCCTATGAGAGAGTATATGCGCATGGTAAGCGCTACTCGAAAAATGGGAAAACGGCCGGAACGGAATAGTAAATGA
- a CDS encoding OmpH family outer membrane protein, translating into MFNKVTRLIALGFAAALCLSSAAMAQTVLVVDSQKVISDSKVGKYVGQQIASIEKTASSEVQTKLTSVQNKRKNLQTQYGTQTQQQLMQNAAFKSQLEQLLKDEQKFKEEYAKISQEMQITRQKAIVPVMKKFSEIVKAVRAERNASVILDRGQVLDLSAASDVTQTVLSRLNQQMTTTPVVRERLPAK; encoded by the coding sequence ATGTTTAATAAAGTAACGCGTCTTATCGCGCTCGGTTTTGCTGCTGCACTCTGTCTATCAAGTGCCGCAATGGCGCAAACAGTCCTCGTCGTTGATTCACAAAAAGTGATCAGTGATTCTAAAGTTGGCAAGTATGTTGGTCAACAAATCGCGTCGATTGAAAAAACGGCTTCTTCTGAAGTTCAAACGAAGCTCACTTCTGTTCAAAACAAGCGTAAAAACCTACAGACACAGTATGGTACACAAACACAGCAACAATTAATGCAGAACGCTGCCTTCAAAAGCCAGTTAGAGCAATTGCTTAAGGATGAGCAGAAGTTCAAAGAAGAGTACGCTAAAATCAGCCAAGAAATGCAAATTACACGTCAAAAAGCTATTGTGCCTGTAATGAAGAAATTTTCAGAAATTGTGAAAGCTGTTAGAGCGGAACGTAACGCTTCTGTTATTCTTGATCGTGGACAGGTCTTAGACCTTTCAGCGGCTTCTGATGTAACGCAAACCGTGCTTAGTCGTCTAAATCAACAGATGACTACAACGCCTGTTGTAAGAGAGCGTTTGCCCGCTAAATAA
- the lpxB gene encoding lipid-A-disaccharide synthase, producing the protein MVSIFIVAAEASGDELGAKLVRSLTEARPKMKILGIGGQAMQREGIPSLMDISGLSILGFVEGLKHYPMIMQRVTACANEIMKSGAEAVVLIDSWGFMVRVAKRLRAQGYEGKIIKFVAPQVWAMRAGRAKILAKHVDLLLSIQPMDAPYFEAEGLETHYVGNPIFDMDYSVGSSEIFRTKHNLDDRPIVSIWFGSRLSEAEQLTSIFCATVTALRFEYPELAFVAPLSKSIAQDVKSRVEAFGNSHDFIFVSESDKLGAMAASTAALACSGTVTSQLASVGVPTVVAYRLNALTHWVAKRLFKPDYISIVNIVAGQPLMPEYIQSEANGSNLSTALIQYLQDEDAQKRASEALIDQTRKMGAVSGQKASEKAARIILTALKLY; encoded by the coding sequence ATGGTGTCTATTTTCATAGTTGCCGCAGAAGCCTCTGGTGATGAGCTAGGAGCGAAACTAGTAAGATCACTGACTGAGGCACGCCCGAAAATGAAAATCCTTGGCATTGGTGGCCAGGCTATGCAGCGCGAAGGCATTCCATCCTTGATGGATATATCCGGGCTTTCCATTTTAGGCTTCGTTGAAGGGTTGAAACATTACCCTATGATTATGCAAAGAGTGACAGCCTGCGCCAATGAAATTATGAAGAGCGGCGCAGAAGCGGTGGTTTTGATCGATAGTTGGGGCTTTATGGTGCGCGTTGCAAAACGTCTCAGAGCTCAGGGGTATGAAGGCAAAATCATTAAATTTGTTGCACCTCAAGTTTGGGCGATGCGGGCAGGGCGTGCGAAAATATTAGCAAAGCACGTTGATTTACTCCTCAGCATACAGCCCATGGATGCGCCGTATTTCGAGGCGGAGGGGTTGGAAACTCACTATGTCGGGAATCCTATTTTTGATATGGATTATTCCGTTGGAAGTTCTGAGATATTTCGGACGAAGCATAATCTAGATGATCGACCCATTGTTTCTATCTGGTTCGGTAGCCGCCTATCGGAGGCTGAACAACTTACCTCTATATTTTGTGCGACTGTAACGGCTTTGCGCTTTGAATATCCAGAATTGGCTTTTGTCGCGCCGCTTTCAAAATCTATAGCCCAAGACGTGAAAAGCCGAGTAGAGGCCTTTGGCAATAGCCACGATTTTATTTTTGTCAGTGAAAGTGATAAGCTAGGGGCAATGGCAGCTTCTACTGCGGCCTTGGCATGTTCAGGGACAGTCACTTCTCAGCTTGCCAGTGTTGGAGTTCCGACAGTCGTGGCGTATCGCTTAAATGCCTTGACGCATTGGGTGGCCAAACGTCTGTTTAAACCTGACTATATTTCAATTGTGAATATAGTCGCTGGGCAACCGCTTATGCCTGAATATATACAAAGCGAGGCGAATGGCTCCAACCTCTCAACAGCCTTGATTCAATATTTGCAAGATGAAGACGCGCAAAAAAGAGCGTCAGAAGCTCTAATTGATCAGACCAGAAAAATGGGGGCGGTGAGTGGTCAGAAAGCCAGTGAAAAAGCCGCCAGAATAATTCTGACGGCTTTGAAATTATATTAG
- the fabZ gene encoding 3-hydroxyacyl-ACP dehydratase FabZ — MTLKYPLDKYTIERFLPHRDPMLFIDRVIYADETSIVAESDIKAEAAYFKGHFPDLPILPGVMIIETVAQAGALIVSLSKGLEAGSFIAFSGVEQAKFRKPVYPGETLLIKAKIERSRRGFYKFSGEAFVGESLAAQLQFSATQMTFNAEA, encoded by the coding sequence ATGACGTTGAAATACCCTCTTGATAAATACACAATCGAGCGTTTTCTTCCGCATCGTGACCCAATGTTATTTATTGATCGTGTCATTTATGCTGATGAAACTTCAATTGTTGCGGAATCTGATATCAAAGCCGAGGCGGCTTATTTTAAGGGGCATTTCCCAGACCTGCCGATATTGCCAGGCGTTATGATAATTGAAACAGTAGCCCAAGCAGGTGCGTTGATTGTCTCTTTGTCTAAGGGATTAGAGGCTGGCAGCTTTATCGCTTTCTCTGGGGTGGAGCAGGCCAAATTTAGAAAGCCCGTATATCCTGGGGAAACGCTGTTGATTAAAGCTAAAATAGAACGTAGCCGCCGAGGGTTTTATAAATTCTCAGGGGAGGCTTTTGTGGGAGAATCCCTTGCCGCTCAGCTTCAATTTTCTGCAACTCAAATGACCTTTAATGCCGAGGCCTAA
- a CDS encoding citrate synthase encodes MENKITQSGTATITVDGQSFELPVMKGSMGAPGIDVRALHKMSGHFTFDPGYTSTCSTESQITFIDGGKGQLLYRGYDIESLAENSTFLEVAYLLINGELPNKAENAKFTNTITQHTMLHDQIESFFHGFRRDAHPMAMMCGTVGALSGFYHDDSHTTVDDARNMAMHRLIAKIPTIAARAYKYSIGQPHVYPDNSLNYAENFLNMCFSVPAEKYKISPTIARAMDKIFILHADHEQNASTSTVRLAGSSGANPYACIAAGIACLWGPSHGGANEACLNMLQEIGTVDRIPEFIARAKDKSDPFRLMGFGHRVYKNFDPRSRVMQKVAHEVLEELDLKNPILDVAKELEKIALEDEYFVAKKLYPNVDFYSGIVLSALGFPTSMFTVLFSLARTVGWISQWNEMLEDPSQRIGRPRQLYSGATAREYVPMNKR; translated from the coding sequence ATGGAAAATAAGATTACTCAGAGCGGTACAGCCACAATAACCGTGGACGGCCAATCCTTTGAACTCCCCGTTATGAAGGGTTCCATGGGCGCACCTGGTATCGACGTGCGCGCACTTCACAAAATGTCAGGACATTTCACGTTTGACCCTGGCTACACATCCACTTGTTCAACAGAAAGCCAAATTACTTTCATCGATGGTGGTAAAGGGCAGTTACTATATCGCGGATATGATATCGAATCACTGGCTGAAAACTCAACGTTCTTGGAGGTCGCTTACCTTCTAATTAACGGTGAATTGCCTAATAAAGCTGAAAACGCGAAATTTACAAACACGATTACTCAACATACAATGTTGCATGATCAGATTGAGAGCTTCTTCCACGGCTTCCGCCGCGATGCTCACCCTATGGCAATGATGTGTGGTACGGTCGGGGCGCTTTCTGGTTTTTATCATGATGATTCACACACAACCGTTGACGATGCTCGTAACATGGCGATGCATCGCTTGATCGCGAAAATCCCTACAATTGCAGCCCGTGCTTATAAATACTCCATCGGCCAACCACACGTTTATCCTGACAACTCTCTAAATTACGCTGAAAACTTCTTAAATATGTGTTTTTCTGTTCCTGCAGAAAAATATAAAATCAGCCCTACCATAGCACGCGCGATGGATAAGATTTTTATCTTACACGCAGATCACGAACAGAATGCGTCAACGTCCACAGTTCGCCTTGCTGGTTCTTCGGGTGCAAACCCTTATGCCTGTATCGCAGCGGGTATTGCCTGTCTCTGGGGACCCTCACATGGCGGAGCGAACGAAGCGTGCTTAAACATGCTTCAAGAAATTGGCACTGTGGATCGTATCCCTGAGTTCATTGCTCGCGCAAAAGACAAATCAGATCCATTCCGTCTGATGGGCTTTGGCCATCGAGTTTATAAAAACTTCGACCCTCGCTCTCGTGTCATGCAAAAGGTTGCTCATGAAGTTCTCGAAGAACTCGACCTTAAGAATCCAATTTTGGACGTTGCTAAAGAACTCGAAAAAATCGCGCTAGAGGATGAGTATTTTGTTGCGAAGAAACTCTATCCAAATGTCGACTTCTACTCAGGGATCGTTCTATCGGCTCTTGGCTTCCCAACTTCAATGTTCACAGTTCTCTTCTCTTTGGCCCGTACAGTAGGTTGGATTTCACAGTGGAATGAAATGCTAGAAGATCCAAGCCAACGCATTGGCCGCCCAAGACAGCTTTATTCTGGTGCAACTGCCCGTGAATATGTACCTATGAACAAACGATAG